A segment of the Sphingobacterium oryzagri genome:
TATTCATCCAGGTGCGCGCATCGGCCGTTATTTGTATATCGACCATGGCACAGGTTTGGTGATTGGCGAGACCTGCATCATCGGCGACCATGTGAAGCTTTATCAAGGCGTGACGCTCGGTGCGCTCAGTGTAGAAAAAAGCATGGCCAATACGCAGCGCCACCCGATTATTGAAGATTACGTGATTATTTATGCTGGAGCAACGATATTGGGCGGTAAAACGGTTATCGGTCATCATTCGGTGATCGGCGGTAATGTCTGGCTTACATCCAGCATCGATCCGTATACGACCGTTTATCATCAACCCAATTCTAAATTTATCGATTCAAAACCTATCGTCTAATGGGAAGTTTAATAGATACTATTGGTAACACACCACTTGTGGAAATCCGTTCGTTTCACAGCAATCCGAAGGTGAAGATTTTTGCAAAAATGGAAGGCAACAATCCGGCAGGATCTGTAAAAGATCGTGCTGCGCTAAACATGATCCGTTCGGCACTGGAGCGGGGTGAAATCACCAAAAATTCAAAACTGATCGAAGCTACTTCCGGAAATACCGGTATTGCGCTGGCTATGATTGCTGGCTTGTACGGTTTGGATTTAGAATTGGTGATGCCATCCACGTCTACACGCGAGCGTACACTCACGATGGAGGCTTACGGTGCGAAAGTTACCTTGTTGGAATCCATGGAAACCTGTCGCGACTATGCCGAGGAAAAAGCGGCAACCGGCGCTTATTTCATTTTGAATCAGTTTGCCAATGCAGATAATTATAAAGCGCATATTAAAACTACAGGACCTGAAA
Coding sequences within it:
- the cysM gene encoding cysteine synthase CysM, coding for MGSLIDTIGNTPLVEIRSFHSNPKVKIFAKMEGNNPAGSVKDRAALNMIRSALERGEITKNSKLIEATSGNTGIALAMIAGLYGLDLELVMPSTSTRERTLTMEAYGAKVTLLESMETCRDYAEEKAATGAYFILNQFANADNYKAHIKTTGPEIWRDTDGTITHFVSAMGTTGTIMGCSMFLKDKNPAIQIIGCQPTEESSIPGIRRWPEAYLPKIFDASRVDRVIDIAQTDATQRTRELVQREGVFAGMSTGGAFHAALTVANELEEGVIVFIACDRGDRYLSADLFG